Proteins co-encoded in one Metabacillus sp. KUDC1714 genomic window:
- a CDS encoding SDR family NAD(P)-dependent oxidoreductase, protein MNTRIQGCYVAITGASSGIGEKIAIECARHGAHIILLARRKDLLAQLAERIKKDYGVSCHYYILDVQDLSSVQQVFTKIEQEIGHIDILVNNAGFGVFNDVIDASLDEMKNMFEVNVFGLVASTKMVLPAMISRKKGHIINIASQAGKLATPKSSLYSATKYAVLGFTNSLRMEVKDSDIYVTSVNPGPIKTNFFTIADKQGDYVKNVERWMLDPNKVARIIVNSMLTPRREINLPGWMNAGSTLYQVMPRLFERIAGKVLFKK, encoded by the coding sequence ATGAATACACGAATTCAAGGGTGCTATGTTGCAATAACTGGTGCATCAAGTGGAATAGGTGAAAAAATTGCGATTGAATGTGCAAGGCATGGGGCTCATATTATCCTGCTGGCAAGAAGAAAAGACTTGCTAGCTCAACTAGCTGAACGTATTAAAAAAGATTATGGAGTTTCCTGCCATTATTATATTCTAGATGTCCAGGACCTTTCTTCTGTTCAGCAAGTATTCACTAAGATTGAACAGGAGATAGGTCATATTGATATACTTGTCAATAATGCAGGGTTTGGGGTCTTTAATGATGTGATTGATGCTTCACTTGATGAAATGAAAAATATGTTTGAAGTGAACGTTTTCGGTTTAGTTGCTAGCACAAAAATGGTGCTGCCAGCAATGATCTCAAGGAAAAAAGGGCATATCATCAATATCGCTTCACAAGCTGGTAAGCTTGCAACCCCTAAATCTAGTCTCTATTCAGCAACTAAGTATGCTGTGTTAGGTTTTACAAACAGCCTGCGTATGGAGGTTAAGGATAGCGATATTTACGTTACATCGGTAAACCCTGGTCCAATAAAAACAAACTTTTTCACAATTGCCGATAAGCAAGGTGATTATGTGAAAAATGTGGAGCGGTGGATGCTTGATCCCAATAAGGTAGCTCGAATTATCGTAAACTCTATGCTTACGCCAAGACGAGAAATCAATTTACCTGGTTGGATGAATGCAGGAAGTACTCTCTATCAAGTGATGCCAAGGTTGTTTGAGCGTATTGCCGGAAAGGTTTTATTTAAGAAATAG
- a CDS encoding MBL fold metallo-hydrolase, whose product MKQITQGNEVFKLELPTPFPVGDVNVYVIKGDCLTLVDAGPKTEEAWLAFQHQLKEIGYTPQDIEQIVVTHHHPDHVGMLDHFSDEVSVIGHPFNTPWLKQDEQFIVEFAAFFEKLFIEFGVDKKFLPYINQLKNTLDFSCKRNLKSFIREGEEINGLAGWSILETPGHAQSHIALYEECTGILIGGDLLLKHISPNPLLEPSMTKDICERPKPQLQLNQSISRLLDLPISLVYPGHGENIDEVHKLIVYRLKKQSERAQLVRSFLVEKPLTVFQVCQALFPTIYHKQLMLTISETVGQLDYLLEMEQIKVDTSLKTHRFIANEC is encoded by the coding sequence ATGAAACAAATCACACAAGGAAACGAAGTATTTAAGTTGGAGCTACCAACACCTTTTCCTGTTGGCGATGTGAATGTGTATGTCATTAAGGGAGATTGTTTAACACTAGTTGATGCGGGTCCAAAAACAGAAGAAGCTTGGCTAGCGTTTCAACATCAATTGAAAGAAATTGGCTATACCCCTCAAGACATTGAACAAATCGTGGTTACCCATCACCATCCAGATCATGTGGGAATGTTAGATCATTTTAGTGATGAAGTTTCAGTAATTGGTCATCCCTTTAACACACCTTGGTTAAAACAAGATGAACAATTTATTGTTGAGTTTGCGGCATTTTTTGAGAAGTTGTTTATTGAATTTGGGGTAGATAAAAAATTCCTCCCTTACATTAATCAGCTGAAAAACACTTTAGATTTTTCGTGTAAAAGGAACCTTAAATCCTTTATAAGAGAAGGAGAGGAAATAAACGGTCTTGCTGGATGGAGCATACTAGAAACACCTGGTCATGCTCAAAGTCATATCGCTTTATATGAGGAGTGTACAGGTATATTAATTGGTGGGGATTTACTACTAAAGCATATCTCTCCAAACCCTTTATTAGAGCCTTCAATGACAAAGGATATTTGTGAACGACCTAAACCACAGCTTCAGTTAAATCAATCGATCTCAAGATTGTTAGATCTACCAATTTCACTTGTCTATCCAGGACATGGAGAAAACATTGATGAGGTACATAAATTGATTGTCTATCGGTTAAAAAAGCAATCTGAGCGTGCTCAACTAGTTCGAAGCTTTCTTGTTGAAAAACCATTGACTGTCTTTCAAGTTTGTCAAGCTCTATTCCCAACTATTTATCATAAACAGCTAATGTTAACGATATCAGAAACAGTTGGACAGCTTGACTATTTATTGGAAATGGAGCAAATTAAAGTTGATACTTCATTAAAAACTCATAGATTTATTGCGAATGAATGTTAG
- the proC gene encoding pyrroline-5-carboxylate reductase — protein sequence MEKVGFIGAGSMAEAMIAGLIKGGLFQPEQIIVANRSNKERLQELTKKYGIETTHNKKRVVQEAKTIVLAMKPKDIKAGIDGIQDYIDGQLIVSVLAGISIETMTSLLGKQTAIIRAMPNTSAAIAKSATAIAASEDVTMAQIKKCQSLFEAIGICKLVEESHLDAVTGLSGSGPAYVYFLVEAMEKAAVEVGLEPDVARDLIVQTLLGASEMIASSDKHPSQLRKEVTSPNGTTEAGITILQQKGFEEALISCVKRATERSHELKTMFSEALVTTDK from the coding sequence TTGGAAAAAGTTGGATTTATCGGCGCAGGTTCAATGGCAGAAGCGATGATTGCAGGACTAATAAAAGGTGGCTTATTTCAACCAGAACAAATAATCGTAGCAAATCGCTCTAACAAAGAACGATTACAGGAACTAACAAAAAAGTATGGAATTGAAACAACACATAATAAGAAGAGAGTAGTTCAAGAAGCAAAAACCATTGTATTAGCGATGAAGCCAAAAGATATAAAGGCTGGCATAGATGGTATTCAAGACTATATTGATGGTCAGCTGATTGTTTCTGTTCTAGCTGGTATCTCGATTGAAACGATGACATCGCTACTTGGTAAACAAACAGCGATTATTCGCGCAATGCCTAACACATCTGCAGCAATTGCTAAATCAGCTACAGCCATTGCAGCTAGTGAAGACGTCACGATGGCTCAAATTAAGAAATGTCAGTCTTTATTTGAAGCGATTGGAATTTGCAAGCTTGTAGAAGAAAGTCATCTAGATGCTGTTACAGGACTTTCTGGTAGTGGACCAGCATATGTTTATTTCCTTGTTGAGGCGATGGAAAAAGCAGCAGTTGAAGTTGGTCTAGAACCTGATGTGGCAAGAGATCTTATTGTTCAAACATTACTTGGTGCATCTGAAATGATTGCAAGCTCAGATAAACACCCATCCCAATTAAGAAAAGAAGTAACTAGCCCAAACGGAACAACAGAAGCTGGTATTACCATTCTTCAACAAAAAGGCTTTGAAGAAGCCCTTATCTCATGTGTAAAACGAGCAACAGAACGATCACATGAATTAAAAACAATGTTCTCTGAAGCACTAGTTACAACAGATAAATGA
- a CDS encoding PAS domain S-box protein, translating into MHIQEISPYEILDRITDAFFALDKEWKFTYVNKEATRLLLRKKEQFIGNCLWDEFPETIDLQLYHQFHKAVNEQVAVNFEHYSFPLKSWFEVRAYPSPNGLSVYFQDITDKKQFSSHREQHYKSLFENNPDAVYSLDLDGNYLSVNRATEQLLGYSAEEFLQMSYIPLIASEEIEKTMEYFSKATSGSTQHYETIALHKNGQAIAVKVTNMPIIVHNEIVGVYGIAKDISKEKRTEKMLLESEKLSAVGQLAASIAHEIRNPLTSIKGFLQLYKKSMKQINSEYLNIMSDELSRIEMITGELLVLAKPQAHHFHNERVEKILDDVVTLLSSQALMNNVEVKVHLEDLPQIKCIASQLKQVFINLIKNAIEAMPDGGEITIMAKKHTSTTIFIQFADQGSGISEELLAKIGTPFYTTKEKGTGLGMMTTLKIIHTHGGTMNISSTIGKGTIIDIYLPISI; encoded by the coding sequence ATGCATATTCAAGAGATAAGCCCATATGAAATATTAGACCGGATTACTGATGCTTTTTTCGCATTAGATAAAGAGTGGAAGTTTACTTATGTTAACAAAGAGGCAACTAGATTATTACTTCGTAAAAAAGAACAATTTATTGGCAATTGTTTATGGGATGAGTTTCCAGAAACAATTGATCTACAGCTTTATCATCAATTTCATAAAGCGGTTAATGAACAAGTTGCTGTTAATTTCGAACACTACTCTTTTCCTCTAAAATCGTGGTTTGAAGTAAGAGCATATCCTTCACCGAATGGTCTTTCGGTTTATTTTCAAGATATCACGGACAAGAAGCAATTTTCCTCACATAGAGAGCAACATTATAAGTCCCTTTTTGAAAATAACCCTGATGCTGTATATTCTTTAGATTTGGATGGCAATTACCTTAGTGTTAACCGTGCAACGGAACAGTTATTAGGGTATAGTGCTGAGGAATTTTTACAAATGTCATACATTCCTTTAATAGCATCAGAAGAAATCGAGAAAACAATGGAGTATTTTTCTAAAGCAACGAGTGGTAGTACACAACATTATGAAACAATAGCCCTCCATAAAAACGGTCAAGCTATTGCTGTAAAAGTTACAAATATGCCGATTATAGTTCATAATGAAATTGTAGGTGTATACGGAATTGCTAAAGATATTTCAAAAGAAAAAAGAACGGAAAAAATGTTGTTGGAATCTGAAAAGTTGTCTGCTGTTGGACAGCTTGCAGCCTCAATTGCACATGAAATAAGAAATCCACTTACATCGATAAAGGGATTTTTACAGTTATATAAAAAATCAATGAAACAGATAAACAGTGAGTATTTAAATATCATGTCTGATGAATTATCAAGAATAGAAATGATTACAGGAGAATTGCTTGTTTTAGCTAAACCACAAGCCCATCATTTTCATAATGAACGTGTAGAGAAAATTCTTGATGATGTTGTAACTCTACTAAGCTCGCAAGCACTAATGAACAATGTGGAAGTAAAAGTACATCTAGAAGATTTGCCACAGATCAAATGCATTGCAAGTCAATTGAAACAAGTATTTATCAACTTGATTAAAAACGCAATTGAAGCAATGCCAGATGGTGGCGAAATTACTATCATGGCTAAGAAACATACTTCGACAACCATTTTTATTCAATTTGCGGATCAAGGAAGTGGTATATCTGAAGAGCTCCTTGCTAAAATAGGGACACCCTTTTATACAACAAAAGAAAAGGGGACTGGACTTGGAATGATGACGACATTAAAGATCATTCATACTCATGGTGGAACGATGAATATTTCAAGTACAATTGGTAAAGGTACGATTATTGATATATACCTTCCTATTAGCATTTAA
- a CDS encoding 3-hydroxyacyl-ACP dehydratase FabZ family protein produces the protein MRTRKSIIQSTLPHQYPFLMVDNILEIVEGKSVKGIKNISANEWYITDDHKVMPNVMLVEALAQLGAFAALGEECNIGFLTAIKGAEFIHEASVGDQIYLYYEIKRMKKDFVLGKGHAEVNGQIIVKVDEILIYQARSS, from the coding sequence TTGCGAACACGAAAATCGATTATTCAATCTACCCTTCCTCATCAATACCCATTTTTAATGGTAGACAACATTCTAGAGATTGTAGAAGGAAAGAGTGTAAAGGGAATTAAAAACATTTCAGCAAATGAATGGTACATAACTGACGATCATAAAGTTATGCCAAATGTCATGCTTGTAGAAGCACTTGCACAGCTTGGTGCCTTTGCAGCACTAGGTGAAGAGTGCAATATAGGATTTTTAACAGCAATTAAAGGTGCAGAATTTATTCACGAAGCATCGGTTGGTGATCAAATCTATCTGTATTATGAGATAAAAAGAATGAAGAAAGATTTTGTTCTTGGCAAAGGACATGCTGAGGTAAATGGGCAAATAATCGTAAAGGTCGATGAAATCTTAATCTATCAAGCTCGTTCTTCTTAA
- a CDS encoding M20/M25/M40 family metallo-hydrolase — MKWQTRDQLVKLITELVEHASITGSQGEVALGKHIYGLLKERNYFQTHPEFLELHPVDDGRSFVTALVKQGETEETIVLLSHYDVVDVKDYGDLAHLAFCPAQLTNELKARGSRLSKIVRDDLDNGEWLFGRGTMDMKAGLTVQLAMLERAMSGEFKGNILLVTVPDEEVNSAGMLCAVTVLNELKQRFGLTYKTCINSEPMFAKYPNDQNLYIYTGSIGKVLAGFYCNGIETHVGEPFSGLNANLLLSEINRLMELNDSFCEQVGDEITPPPTSLMMRDLKTEYSVQIPHTSVSMYNLLMMDRSFSELHEKLVQIAKEAALNVESFYQERVQRYNQFLSFAPLDFKVNVFTFQELLQKAISRYGDKEIERRINDLSANRGDKDDRDFSTKLAADLAGLCKEYAPMIVVFYSPPYYPAVSSKEDLLIQKTIGEVISLAKAQYQIELKQQNYFPGLCDLSFVQLTDKGQSVTQLTANMPLYGNGFQLPLREIQNLNIPVLNIGPIGRDPHKWTERLHIPYAFDMFPELLSLSIKTIFAD, encoded by the coding sequence GTGAAATGGCAAACGAGGGATCAATTGGTAAAGCTAATAACTGAGTTAGTCGAGCATGCCAGTATTACAGGCTCGCAAGGTGAGGTCGCTTTAGGTAAACATATTTATGGTCTGCTTAAGGAAAGAAATTATTTTCAAACTCATCCCGAATTCCTGGAGCTTCATCCTGTTGATGATGGAAGATCATTTGTAACCGCCTTGGTAAAACAGGGTGAAACAGAAGAAACGATTGTTTTGTTAAGCCATTATGATGTAGTAGACGTCAAGGACTATGGAGATTTAGCTCATTTAGCCTTTTGTCCCGCACAGCTGACAAATGAGCTGAAAGCAAGAGGTTCCAGACTGTCAAAAATTGTAAGGGATGATCTTGACAATGGTGAGTGGTTATTTGGTAGAGGAACAATGGATATGAAAGCAGGCCTAACTGTTCAGTTAGCGATGCTTGAAAGGGCAATGAGCGGTGAGTTTAAGGGTAATATTTTATTAGTAACGGTTCCTGATGAAGAGGTTAATTCAGCTGGCATGTTATGTGCAGTAACTGTATTAAATGAGTTAAAGCAACGCTTTGGCTTGACCTATAAAACATGTATAAACTCTGAACCTATGTTTGCAAAATACCCGAACGATCAAAACCTTTATATTTACACTGGCTCGATCGGGAAAGTACTCGCAGGCTTTTACTGTAATGGAATTGAAACACATGTAGGGGAGCCTTTTTCAGGACTTAATGCAAATTTATTACTCTCGGAAATAAATCGTTTAATGGAATTGAACGACTCTTTCTGTGAACAGGTCGGTGATGAAATAACACCACCACCAACTAGCTTAATGATGCGAGATTTAAAGACGGAGTATTCTGTACAAATTCCTCACACATCTGTGTCAATGTATAATTTACTCATGATGGACCGTTCGTTTAGTGAACTCCACGAAAAGCTCGTTCAAATTGCAAAAGAAGCAGCTCTAAATGTAGAGTCTTTTTATCAAGAACGTGTTCAACGTTATAACCAGTTTCTCTCATTTGCTCCACTTGATTTCAAGGTAAATGTATTTACCTTTCAGGAACTATTACAAAAAGCGATAAGCAGATATGGTGATAAAGAGATAGAAAGAAGGATAAATGATTTGTCAGCTAATCGTGGTGATAAAGATGATCGTGATTTTTCAACGAAACTTGCTGCAGATTTAGCAGGGTTATGTAAGGAATACGCACCAATGATTGTTGTCTTTTACAGCCCACCTTATTATCCAGCGGTGTCTTCTAAAGAAGATCTGCTTATCCAGAAAACTATTGGAGAAGTGATTTCTCTTGCGAAAGCGCAATATCAAATCGAATTAAAGCAACAAAATTATTTTCCAGGTTTATGTGATTTAAGTTTTGTCCAGCTAACAGACAAAGGACAATCAGTTACTCAATTAACTGCCAATATGCCACTTTATGGAAATGGTTTTCAGTTACCATTAAGAGAAATTCAAAACTTAAATATCCCAGTTTTAAATATAGGACCTATAGGGAGAGATCCTCACAAGTGGACAGAACGATTGCATATTCCATACGCATTTGATATGTTCCCAGAATTATTGAGTTTATCAATTAAAACGATCTTTGCTGATTAG
- the rnz gene encoding ribonuclease Z, whose product MNVMFLGTGAGIPAKTRNVTSIALQLLEERQAVWLFDCGEATQHQILHTSIKPRRIEKIFITHLHGDHIYGLPGLISSRSFQGGEDILTIYGPRGVEEFVRTALAISQSHLTYPLEFVEIENGTVFEDTQFKVVVKKLEHGIASYGYRVIEKDLPGVLLVNKLKEQSIKPGPIYQKIKAGQKVELEDGTVVNGNDFLGPKLKGRIVTILGDTRYTRDSIELAHEADLLIHEATFSEGDEKLAYDYFHSTTKQAAMIAKQSNAKKLILTHISSRYQSEDDFTKLVKEAQALFPLTYLAEDFMLVEVPKSRE is encoded by the coding sequence GTGAATGTCATGTTTCTTGGTACAGGGGCAGGGATACCAGCTAAAACTCGAAATGTTACGAGTATTGCCCTTCAATTGTTAGAAGAAAGACAAGCTGTTTGGCTATTTGATTGTGGTGAAGCAACACAGCACCAAATTTTACATACATCAATAAAACCTAGAAGGATTGAAAAAATCTTTATTACGCATCTGCATGGCGATCATATTTATGGTTTACCAGGGTTGATTAGCAGTCGTTCCTTTCAAGGAGGAGAAGATATCTTAACAATCTATGGACCTAGGGGAGTTGAGGAATTTGTCAGAACAGCACTAGCTATAAGTCAATCACATCTTACGTACCCGTTAGAATTTGTCGAAATAGAAAACGGTACTGTATTTGAAGATACTCAATTTAAGGTGGTCGTCAAAAAGCTAGAGCATGGAATAGCGTCATATGGATATCGTGTTATTGAAAAAGACTTACCAGGCGTATTGCTTGTAAATAAATTAAAAGAACAATCGATCAAACCTGGCCCTATTTATCAGAAAATCAAAGCAGGGCAAAAGGTTGAACTTGAGGATGGAACGGTAGTTAATGGTAATGATTTTTTAGGTCCTAAGCTAAAAGGAAGAATTGTAACGATTCTTGGAGATACAAGATACACTAGGGATAGTATTGAGCTAGCTCATGAAGCCGATTTGCTTATTCATGAAGCAACATTTTCTGAAGGTGATGAAAAGCTTGCATATGACTATTTTCATTCGACAACAAAACAAGCTGCAATGATTGCTAAACAGTCTAATGCGAAAAAGTTAATACTAACACATATAAGCTCTCGCTACCAATCAGAAGACGATTTTACTAAGCTAGTAAAAGAAGCACAAGCATTGTTTCCGTTAACCTACTTGGCTGAAGATTTTATGCTGGTTGAAGTTCCTAAAAGCAGAGAGTAG
- the zwf gene encoding glucose-6-phosphate dehydrogenase, whose translation MTQEHPKSVIVIFGATGDLAKRKLFPSIYHLVQNEKIGKEFAVVGVGRRPWTNDEFRHNVSDSIQTSIKESKDLDDFTSHFHYHPFDVTNPSSYLELNDLLTKLDSTYQTEGNRIFYLAMAPEFFGTIAKNLKKEGLTATKGWSRLVIEKPFGHDLPSAQTLNQEIREAFNEDQIYRIDHYLGKEMVQNIEVIRFANALFEPLWNNRYISNIQVTSSEVLGVEDRGRYYENSGALRDMFQNHMLQMVALLAMEPPIKLTTDEVRSEKVKVLRALRAVSEDEVSDYFVRGQYASGQLDNKQLIGYTEENNVDKKSQTETYVAGKLLIDNFRWAGVPFYIRTGKRMAAKSTQIVVQFKDIPMNLYYKKGENVPPNLLVINIQPDEGITLQLNVKKDGDAGDSKPVKLDLSNNFQDGINTPEAYEKLLYDCMRGDATNFTHWDEVSLSWSFVDPISDAWKKGKAALAAYPSGSMGPKESDEMLEADGNQWWPVN comes from the coding sequence ATTACACAAGAACATCCTAAATCAGTTATCGTTATTTTTGGAGCAACTGGTGATTTAGCAAAACGAAAGTTGTTTCCCTCTATTTACCATCTAGTTCAAAACGAAAAAATCGGCAAAGAGTTTGCTGTTGTTGGAGTAGGAAGAAGACCTTGGACAAACGATGAGTTTCGCCACAATGTTTCAGATTCTATTCAAACTTCGATAAAGGAATCAAAAGATCTTGACGATTTCACATCTCATTTTCATTATCATCCATTTGATGTGACAAATCCTTCTTCCTATTTAGAGCTTAATGATTTATTAACTAAGCTTGATAGTACATATCAAACAGAAGGAAATCGTATATTCTATTTAGCAATGGCACCAGAATTCTTCGGAACAATTGCTAAAAATCTTAAAAAGGAAGGCTTAACGGCTACAAAAGGCTGGAGTCGACTTGTTATTGAAAAACCGTTTGGACATGATCTTCCGTCAGCTCAAACATTAAATCAAGAAATCCGAGAAGCTTTTAACGAAGACCAAATTTATCGTATTGACCATTATTTAGGAAAAGAAATGGTACAAAATATTGAGGTAATTCGTTTCGCTAACGCTCTTTTCGAACCATTATGGAACAATCGCTACATTTCTAACATTCAAGTAACATCAAGTGAAGTATTAGGTGTGGAGGACCGTGGGCGCTACTATGAAAATTCAGGTGCTTTACGAGACATGTTTCAAAATCATATGCTACAAATGGTCGCATTACTTGCAATGGAGCCACCGATCAAGCTTACTACTGATGAAGTAAGAAGTGAAAAAGTAAAGGTTCTACGTGCACTTCGAGCAGTTAGTGAAGATGAGGTATCTGACTATTTTGTTCGAGGACAATATGCGAGCGGTCAATTAGATAATAAACAATTAATTGGCTATACTGAGGAAAATAATGTAGATAAAAAATCCCAAACAGAAACATATGTTGCTGGGAAGTTGTTAATTGATAATTTCAGATGGGCTGGTGTTCCCTTCTACATTCGAACCGGTAAGCGCATGGCTGCCAAATCTACGCAAATCGTAGTTCAATTTAAAGATATTCCAATGAACCTATATTATAAAAAGGGTGAAAATGTTCCACCTAATCTACTCGTTATTAACATTCAACCTGATGAAGGAATTACACTTCAATTGAATGTGAAAAAAGATGGAGATGCTGGTGATTCTAAGCCAGTTAAATTGGACCTTTCAAACAATTTCCAAGACGGCATTAACACACCAGAAGCATACGAAAAGCTACTTTACGATTGTATGCGTGGAGATGCAACAAATTTCACTCATTGGGATGAAGTTTCATTATCATGGTCCTTTGTCGATCCAATTTCTGATGCATGGAAAAAAGGAAAAGCCGCACTTGCTGCTTACCCTTCAGGATCAATGGGTCCAAAAGAAAGTGACGAAATGCTTGAAGCGGACGGTAATCAATGGTGGCCAGTTAATTAA
- the gndA gene encoding NADP-dependent phosphogluconate dehydrogenase, producing MSKQQIGVIGLAVMGKNLALNIESRGFSVSVFNRSAEKTEEFLAEAKGKNVVGTYSIEEFVQSLETPRKILLMVKAGVPTDATIEQLLPHLDKGDILIDGGNTLYTDTQRRNKDLAESGIHFIGTGVSGGEEGALKGPSIMPGGQKEAFDLVQPILEAISAKVEGDPCCTYIGPDGAGHYVKMVHNGIEYGDMQLISEAYFLMKNVLGLTADELHEVFAEWNKGELDSYLIEITADIFTKKDDETGKPLVDVILDTAGQKGTGKWTSKSALDLGVPLPIITESVFARFISAMKEERQKASKILSGPAAKPFEGNKEELIEAVRKALYMSKICSYAQGFAQMRAASEEYNWDLKYGDIAMIFRGGCIIRAAFLQKIKDAYDKEPQLANLLLDSYFKEIVESYQGALRQILTVAINNGVPVPCFSSALSYYDSYRTETLPANLLQAQRDYFGAHTYQRVDKEGIFHTEWMQK from the coding sequence ATGTCGAAACAACAGATTGGTGTTATTGGTTTGGCTGTAATGGGGAAAAACTTAGCGTTAAATATTGAAAGTCGTGGATTTTCAGTATCTGTCTTTAACCGTTCAGCAGAAAAAACAGAAGAATTTTTAGCAGAAGCAAAAGGAAAAAATGTTGTTGGTACATACAGCATTGAAGAATTTGTTCAATCACTTGAAACTCCACGTAAAATTTTATTAATGGTTAAAGCAGGAGTTCCAACAGATGCAACAATTGAACAGCTTTTACCACATCTTGATAAAGGTGATATTTTAATTGACGGCGGTAATACATTATATACAGATACACAACGTCGAAACAAAGACCTTGCTGAGAGTGGAATCCATTTCATTGGTACTGGTGTATCAGGTGGAGAAGAAGGAGCATTAAAAGGACCTTCAATTATGCCTGGTGGTCAAAAGGAAGCATTTGATCTTGTACAACCTATCTTAGAAGCTATTTCTGCAAAGGTTGAGGGAGATCCATGCTGTACTTACATTGGTCCAGATGGAGCAGGTCACTATGTGAAAATGGTTCATAACGGAATTGAATATGGCGATATGCAATTGATCTCTGAGGCGTATTTCCTAATGAAAAATGTATTAGGCTTAACAGCTGATGAGCTACATGAAGTATTCGCTGAATGGAATAAAGGCGAACTAGATAGTTATCTAATTGAAATCACTGCTGATATCTTTACGAAAAAAGACGATGAGACTGGTAAGCCATTAGTTGACGTCATCTTAGATACTGCCGGTCAAAAAGGAACAGGCAAATGGACAAGTAAAAGTGCCCTTGATTTAGGTGTACCACTTCCAATCATTACAGAATCAGTATTCGCACGTTTCATTTCTGCAATGAAGGAAGAACGTCAAAAAGCAAGCAAAATTCTTTCAGGTCCAGCTGCTAAACCATTCGAAGGTAACAAAGAAGAGCTTATTGAAGCAGTACGTAAAGCTTTATACATGAGTAAAATTTGTTCTTATGCTCAAGGATTTGCGCAAATGAGAGCAGCTTCTGAAGAATACAACTGGGATTTGAAATACGGTGATATCGCAATGATCTTCCGTGGTGGATGTATTATCCGTGCTGCATTCCTACAAAAAATCAAGGATGCATATGATAAGGAACCACAATTAGCAAATCTACTACTTGATTCATATTTCAAAGAAATTGTTGAAAGCTACCAAGGAGCTCTACGTCAAATCCTAACTGTAGCAATCAATAACGGTGTTCCAGTACCATGCTTCTCATCAGCACTATCTTACTATGATAGCTACCGTACTGAAACATTACCTGCTAACCTTTTACAAGCTCAACGTGACTACTTTGGTGCTCACACATACCAACGTGTAGATAAAGAAGGTATTTTCCATACTGAGTGGATGCAAAAATAA